Sequence from the uncultured Draconibacterium sp. genome:
ACAAAACAAAGTGATTAAAAGCACATTATTCCAGGCTAATTGGAACCTATCACTGGTATTTCTAAGCCTGATAACAGCTGGGTTGTTTACCGCCTGTTCAGGGCAAAAGCAAGTGATAGATAACAGTGTAGTCAAGGAATTGGACCTCCAAAAGTACTTGGGAACCTGGTACGAAATTGCACGTTACGATCATCGGTTTGAGCAGGGACTGGTGGGTGTAACAGCTAATTATTCCATGCGCTCTGATGGTAAAATTAAAGTGGTGAACAGTGGTTATAAAAACACACTTGATGGCGAATATTCCGAGGCGATAGGAAAAGCAAAAATTCCCGATCCCGAAAATGAACCGGCTAAACTAAAGGTCTCCTTTTTCTGGATATTCTATGGCGATTATTACGTGCTGGAACTGGATGAGGATTACCGGTGGGCAGTTATTGGCAGTAGCTCTGACAAATACCTGTGGATATTGAGCCGGACTCCACAAATGGAATCCGAAATTTATAACGACCTGCTACAACGTATTGCCGATCGGGGGTACGATACTTCAGCATTGATAAAAGTGAAACAAAAAGAAAACAGTTAAAGAGATGGCATTCTATCAATTTAAACGCGAACAATTTATAAAAAGCAGCATCAGCGAGGTGTGGGATTTTATTTCAACGCCACAAAATCTGAAACGTATTACACCATCTTACATGGGTTTTGATATCCGCACGCCCGATTTACCCAATGCAGCTTACGAAGGAATGATAATCGCTTATACTGTGCGGCCCTTGTTAGGAATTCCAACCACCTGGGTAACCGAAATAACACATGTGGTACCGCAAAAGTATTTTGTAGATGAGCAGCGTGTTGGGCCCTATAAACTTTGGCACCACGAGCACCATGTTGAAGCTGTGGAAGATGGTGTGTTGATGAAAGACATTATCAGTTACAGTCCGCCAATGGGGCCACTGGGGCAGTTGGCAAACACACTTGTCATACGTAAAAAGCTGGAAGAGATATTCAATTACCGGCAAAAGGCTTTTGAGGAAATATTTCCGGGAAGCTAGTAGGAGAGAATCCTTTTTTCTTTCATTCAATAAGCTTCTTACCTGTTTGATGATGATGAATAGCTGAGGGTTCGATAGAAGATTGTACGATATGATCATAAAAGCCAGGACTGTCTAAATTGCAGACAGTCCCGGCTTTTTAGTTTAATCTGCTTTTTTATTATTGCTCAAAATTCATCGACCAGTCGGGAAGGAACCAACCCGTTACCACATCCATTTTCCTCAGATGTGGTTGCATGTTTTTCCATAACTTGCCAAATGTCTCTCCATATTTTTCCTGAAGTGATGATTCTAATTTTTTCAATGCCAGCGAATTTTCCGACCGGTCCATCAAAATCCAGCATGGCGAGTCGTAGCCCATGGAAACGGTATAAACGTCCCATTCCCAAGTCTCGTCTATGCTATCGAAAAAGTCAATGTATTGTTTTATAGCGTCTGCCATTTCTTTTTCATGACCGGCTTTTAAATAGACAAAGGTCCATTCGCAATACCTGTTTTCTTTGGTTTGTCCAACATAACCGTTCGGGTGATACGAAAGATCTTTATCCCAGTGAATAACTGTTTCGCGCGATGTAGAGAGATCGCGGAATTTTTTGCTGGCATCGTAACCATCGTCTTTCATTTTTGCGGTTAATTCGCCAGCTTTTGCAAACACCTGGTCCAAAGCAGCAAAATTCTCGATTGGTACTACCCAGTAAAACGAACTAACATCGGTGCTGTAGGTATACACCGGTACATCGAATTCAAATTTTTTCCAAAGTTCAATCGCCTCTTGTTGCACTTTGTTAAACGAAGGCAGATCGGCAGGTTGTACAAACTCTTCAATAACTAAAAAGTTTTCGGGCATGGCAGGAGTTTCCTGTGCCTGAAGCGTAACAATTCCCATAAAAAGGAAGAGACAAATAATAATTCCTGTTGTTTTCATTTGGTTAATTTTTTTGATTTACTCTTCTCTTTACGTAATCAGATCGAATTGGTTATCAAAGTGTTTTGCCGTCAGTTTCACCTTCTTCTAAAACGTCGAAAGCCATTTTCATTAATCCTTCATCGTTAATCCTTCATCGTTAGTCCTTTATTCGTAGTTGTTTATCGAAATCATTTCGTAAAACGGATGATACGTGTAATTTTTGCAACGGATTATGGGAAACTTGTTATGTAAGAATCCCGTTTAAGCCAAAATGAGATAAGCTAAAACAATTACTGCTATGTCATCACCATCTCGCTTGTATTACATCGACAACCTCCGTATTTTTCTGATCAGTTTGGTTGTATTGCTGCATTTTAACATAACCTACGGAGCGCCGGGCGACTGGTATTACAACGAATCGGAAGCCGGTATGCCGGAAATTATTATTCAGACCATGTTTAACATGACCAACCAGGCCTTTTTTATGGGTATGTTCTTTTTTATTTCGGCGTATTTTACTGCCGCTTCGTTAAAACGTAAAACAACGGGTAAGTTTATAAAAGACCGACTGGTTCGTTTGGGTATCCCTCTGGTAGTTTTTTATTTTTTCTTGAATCCGCTAACCAATTTTGTGCACTATTATTTTATCGAACACGAAGCTGTAACTTTTGTCGGTTTCCTTACCAATCCGCGAGCCTGGGGTTTTGGCCCAATGTGGTTTGTGGAAACACTGTTACTATTTACCGTAATTTATTTGGTGGTTTTTAAGCGCGAAAAAACAATTAAGATGAACTATCCCGGAACCGGAAAGCTGGTAATCGGAGCAATTATTCTCGGATTAAGCCAATATGTAATTCGAATGTGGTTGCCGGTGGGATGGAGCATGCCTTTTACCAATTTGCAGTTCCCGTTTTTTGTACAATACATCGTACTGCTTGTTTTTGGCGTTATTGCCTACAACAACAACTGGCTCGAAGCCATTAGCTTTAAAAGTGCGAAACGCTGGTTTATTTTTGCGCAGCTAATGATCTGGCTGGTGTTGCCGGTAGTGTTGTATGTTGGCGGAAAAGAAAATGGAGTAGAAGATTTTGTAGGAGGCGGAACCTGGCAAAGTTTTGCCTGGGCCATTTGGGAGCAATTGGTTTGTGTGGCTATGATCATCGGGCTGTTTGGAATGGCAAAAAAATGTTTCAATCGACAAGGCGGTTTAGCAAAGCAGTTGTCAGGCAGCGCTTACGGTGTTTACATTATTCATCCACCTGTAATTGTAGCGATAAGCGCCCTGTTTATTGGCTGGCAGGATATTAACCAGCTACTGAAATTTATCGTGCTGGCACCTGTGGCTTTGGTGGCGTGTTTTACACTTTCCTGGCTGATTCGACTGGTACCGGGAGTGAAAAGAGTGGTGTAAAAACAAGTAATTTATTTTATGGGACAGCTCGACGATAATGATGACGTGCCCTACGACGATGCTTTTTCGCAAGCGGAACGGGAACAGATCTTCAAAT
This genomic interval carries:
- a CDS encoding SRPBCC family protein → MAFYQFKREQFIKSSISEVWDFISTPQNLKRITPSYMGFDIRTPDLPNAAYEGMIIAYTVRPLLGIPTTWVTEITHVVPQKYFVDEQRVGPYKLWHHEHHVEAVEDGVLMKDIISYSPPMGPLGQLANTLVIRKKLEEIFNYRQKAFEEIFPGS
- a CDS encoding lipocalin family protein; translation: MIKSTLFQANWNLSLVFLSLITAGLFTACSGQKQVIDNSVVKELDLQKYLGTWYEIARYDHRFEQGLVGVTANYSMRSDGKIKVVNSGYKNTLDGEYSEAIGKAKIPDPENEPAKLKVSFFWIFYGDYYVLELDEDYRWAVIGSSSDKYLWILSRTPQMESEIYNDLLQRIADRGYDTSALIKVKQKENS
- a CDS encoding acyltransferase family protein, which encodes MSSPSRLYYIDNLRIFLISLVVLLHFNITYGAPGDWYYNESEAGMPEIIIQTMFNMTNQAFFMGMFFFISAYFTAASLKRKTTGKFIKDRLVRLGIPLVVFYFFLNPLTNFVHYYFIEHEAVTFVGFLTNPRAWGFGPMWFVETLLLFTVIYLVVFKREKTIKMNYPGTGKLVIGAIILGLSQYVIRMWLPVGWSMPFTNLQFPFFVQYIVLLVFGVIAYNNNWLEAISFKSAKRWFIFAQLMIWLVLPVVLYVGGKENGVEDFVGGGTWQSFAWAIWEQLVCVAMIIGLFGMAKKCFNRQGGLAKQLSGSAYGVYIIHPPVIVAISALFIGWQDINQLLKFIVLAPVALVACFTLSWLIRLVPGVKRVV